One stretch of Bosea vaviloviae DNA includes these proteins:
- a CDS encoding polysaccharide biosynthesis/export family protein, producing MRHLILPNRLLLKCARASGRALALLVAALPLVLATGGDLQVSASEFEYRVAAQDRLKIKVSEWRPNSRELFEWSALSGEFAISASGMLSLPVVGTFSVDGKAPAEIAALISERLKGTAGLVNAPAAAVEIAQYRPIYVVGTVEKPGEYAFRPTMTALQAVAIAGGFQRMELALGRFERETIVAEGEINVQQTQLLAMQVRRDRLLAEARKAEAITFSDDIRRSLNDGAAQAMREESALFASRRKAARSQGDLLQQMRSLLEEELRTLDAKAVTQQRQQDLVRRELNNINGLISKGLAVSPRQLAVEQNLAQSESQALDLMLATARAKQEISRIDRMLSDFENQREIDIGRELRETQLSLKQTDDRIIALRALIHESTALAPRLQNQQEKQLARMRFSVQRRQGGTVNEIAIEETSPILPGDIVRVERASLQSIISSLPPTAAGAQN from the coding sequence GTGAGGCATCTCATCCTCCCTAACCGTCTTTTGCTGAAGTGCGCCCGAGCCTCTGGCCGAGCGCTCGCGCTGCTAGTTGCGGCGCTGCCCCTGGTTCTCGCCACTGGTGGCGACCTGCAGGTCAGCGCAAGCGAGTTCGAGTACCGTGTCGCCGCGCAGGATCGGCTGAAGATCAAGGTGTCGGAATGGCGGCCGAACTCACGCGAGCTTTTTGAATGGTCGGCGCTCAGCGGCGAGTTCGCCATCAGTGCGAGCGGCATGCTCTCGCTGCCTGTCGTGGGTACTTTCTCGGTTGATGGAAAGGCGCCCGCCGAGATTGCTGCGCTGATATCAGAACGGCTGAAGGGCACCGCCGGGCTTGTGAATGCACCGGCGGCCGCCGTCGAGATCGCGCAGTACCGGCCGATCTACGTGGTCGGGACGGTCGAGAAGCCCGGGGAATACGCCTTCCGGCCGACGATGACCGCGCTGCAGGCGGTCGCCATTGCCGGCGGATTCCAGCGCATGGAGCTCGCGCTTGGCCGCTTCGAGCGCGAGACAATCGTTGCCGAAGGTGAAATCAATGTGCAGCAGACACAATTGCTCGCCATGCAAGTGCGTCGTGACAGGCTTCTGGCAGAGGCACGCAAGGCCGAGGCGATCACCTTCTCGGATGACATCCGCCGGAGTTTGAACGACGGCGCCGCTCAGGCGATGCGCGAGGAAAGTGCGTTGTTCGCCTCGCGTCGCAAGGCTGCCCGGTCACAGGGTGATCTCCTGCAGCAAATGCGCTCCCTGCTTGAAGAGGAATTGCGCACGCTCGACGCCAAGGCCGTGACACAGCAGCGTCAGCAGGATCTTGTTCGGCGCGAACTCAACAATATCAACGGTCTGATCAGCAAGGGGCTGGCAGTGAGCCCGCGCCAACTCGCCGTCGAACAGAATCTCGCGCAATCCGAGAGTCAGGCGCTTGACCTGATGCTCGCAACGGCCCGGGCAAAACAGGAGATCAGCCGGATCGATCGCATGCTGTCTGATTTCGAGAACCAGCGGGAGATCGATATCGGGCGCGAATTGCGCGAAACGCAACTGTCGCTCAAGCAGACGGACGACAGAATCATCGCGCTACGCGCGCTTATCCACGAATCGACCGCGCTCGCGCCGAGATTGCAGAACCAGCAGGAAAAACAGCTCGCGCGCATGCGCTTCAGCGTTCAGCGACGCCAAGGTGGCACGGTCAACGAAATCGCGATCGAGGAGACGTCGCCGATCCTGCCCGGAGATATCGTCAGGGTGGAACGGGCCTCGCTGCAATCGATCATCTCGTCGCTGCCGCCAACCGCTGCGGGTGCGCAGAACTAG
- a CDS encoding LuxR C-terminal-related transcriptional regulator: protein MLSFERPARIFLADEHPIFLAGLRFCLAEQPHIDVIGEAHSSAHLAQVIEKAAPDVAVVSESFNGVSVAEGILTDLPSQRVLIIAEELDNTRAHQLLGLGARGYVLKQSPGSVICKAIATILRGGHFLDAADAVQTPAGRRRGSALTDREQEILRLIALGFSIREAAERIGITTKSAETYKARASNKLSIDSRQQIVRYAITKGWFQ from the coding sequence ATGCTGTCATTCGAGCGGCCTGCTCGTATTTTTCTCGCGGATGAACACCCGATCTTCTTGGCGGGGTTGCGATTTTGCCTGGCTGAGCAACCTCATATCGACGTGATAGGGGAAGCTCATTCGTCGGCCCATCTCGCACAAGTCATCGAGAAGGCCGCTCCCGATGTCGCGGTCGTGAGTGAGAGTTTCAACGGCGTCTCGGTGGCCGAGGGCATTTTGACTGATCTTCCATCGCAACGGGTGCTCATCATTGCGGAAGAACTCGATAATACCCGGGCTCACCAGTTGCTGGGTTTGGGTGCGCGCGGCTATGTCCTGAAACAGTCGCCCGGCTCCGTCATATGCAAGGCGATCGCAACAATCCTTCGCGGCGGCCACTTTCTTGATGCCGCCGATGCCGTGCAGACTCCAGCGGGGAGGCGGCGCGGATCGGCCCTGACCGATAGGGAGCAAGAAATTCTACGCTTGATCGCCTTGGGGTTCAGTATTCGTGAAGCGGCCGAGCGCATCGGTATTACCACCAAATCGGCCGAAACCTACAAGGCGCGTGCGAGCAATAAGCTGAGCATCGATAGCCGCCAACAGATCGTGCGGTACGCCATCACCAAAGGCTGGTTTCAGTAG
- a CDS encoding sugar transferase, with protein sequence MLLIAGLIRAGDGGPAFFRQARIGRSGKSFHCWKFRTMASDADEALQRLLASDPAAAREWAESQKLTRDPRITPVGVFLRRSSLDELPQLFNIVSGDMSFVGPRPIVAAERERYGEAFSHCFSVPPGLTGLWQISGRSDCSYATRISLDSQYASDWHLLLDAKILVKTVPAVLMQKGSR encoded by the coding sequence ATGCTGCTGATCGCCGGCTTGATCAGGGCAGGCGACGGCGGTCCGGCGTTCTTCCGGCAGGCAAGAATCGGCCGCAGTGGCAAGAGTTTCCACTGCTGGAAGTTTCGCACCATGGCCAGTGACGCGGATGAAGCTCTCCAGCGTCTGCTCGCTTCCGATCCGGCCGCAGCGCGGGAGTGGGCTGAAAGTCAGAAGCTGACCCGTGATCCGCGGATCACGCCTGTCGGCGTGTTCCTGCGGCGCTCGAGTCTCGACGAGCTGCCGCAACTCTTCAACATCGTCTCCGGCGATATGAGCTTCGTCGGACCGCGCCCGATCGTGGCGGCTGAGCGCGAGCGCTACGGCGAGGCCTTCAGCCATTGCTTCTCGGTCCCGCCGGGGCTCACCGGCCTCTGGCAGATCAGCGGCCGCAGCGACTGCTCCTATGCCACCCGTATCTCGCTCGACAGCCAATATGCCTCGGACTGGCATCTTCTACTCGACGCCAAAATCCTGGTGAAGACGGTGCCTGCGGTGCTGATGCAGAAGGGCAGTCGGTAG
- a CDS encoding glycosyltransferase: protein MKVAIVHYWLVGMRGGEKVIEALCRMYPDADVFTHVYVPDAVSAEIRRHKVTTSFIGRLPRAAKLYQRYLPLMPLALEQLDLRGYDLIISSESGPAKGIVPPPGAMHICYCHSPMRYIWNMFHEYRNRSGPITRFVMPVLAHYIRNWDSVSANRVDHFVANSETVAARLHRYYRRASTVIHPPVDVDAFEVLPNGFIEDYCLMVGELVGYKRPELAVEAFNRTGRRLVVIGGGEMLAELRRIAKPNVTVLGPQPFSVLRYHYSRCRALIFPGEEDFGIVPVEAMASGRPVIAFRRGGATETVIDGMSGVFFDEQSVDALIDAEERARAITWQPREIAAYARNFSTAVFEKQMGLHINQLLKPLAGTISMNMPTAQQRPALVQSLA from the coding sequence ATGAAAGTCGCAATCGTTCATTACTGGCTTGTTGGGATGCGCGGCGGCGAGAAAGTGATCGAGGCGCTGTGCCGGATGTATCCGGACGCCGACGTGTTCACCCATGTCTACGTGCCCGACGCAGTCTCCGCCGAAATCCGGCGCCACAAGGTGACGACGAGCTTCATCGGCCGGCTGCCGCGCGCAGCGAAGCTCTATCAGCGCTATTTGCCGCTTATGCCTTTGGCGCTCGAACAGCTCGACCTGCGCGGCTACGACCTGATCATCTCCAGCGAGTCCGGACCGGCCAAGGGCATCGTGCCACCGCCGGGCGCCATGCACATCTGCTATTGCCATTCGCCGATGCGTTACATCTGGAACATGTTCCACGAATACAGGAATCGTTCCGGGCCGATCACACGTTTCGTCATGCCGGTGCTGGCACATTACATACGCAACTGGGACAGCGTCTCGGCCAATCGCGTCGATCACTTTGTCGCCAACTCCGAGACGGTCGCCGCCCGGCTCCACCGCTACTATCGCCGCGCCTCGACCGTGATCCATCCCCCGGTCGACGTCGATGCGTTTGAAGTGCTCCCGAACGGCTTCATCGAGGATTATTGCCTGATGGTCGGTGAGCTCGTCGGCTACAAGCGGCCAGAGCTCGCGGTCGAAGCCTTCAATCGCACGGGCCGGCGCCTGGTGGTGATCGGTGGCGGCGAGATGCTGGCCGAACTGCGCCGCATCGCCAAGCCGAACGTGACCGTGCTCGGGCCACAGCCTTTCAGCGTGCTGCGCTACCATTATTCGCGCTGCCGAGCCCTGATCTTCCCCGGCGAGGAAGACTTCGGAATCGTGCCGGTCGAAGCCATGGCGAGCGGGCGGCCGGTGATCGCCTTCCGCCGCGGTGGCGCAACGGAGACGGTGATCGACGGCATGAGCGGCGTCTTCTTCGATGAACAGAGCGTCGACGCGCTCATAGACGCCGAGGAGCGAGCGCGGGCGATCACCTGGCAGCCGCGCGAGATCGCAGCCTATGCGCGCAATTTCTCGACGGCGGTCTTCGAGAAGCAGATGGGGCTCCACATCAACCAGCTGCTCAAACCGCTGGCCGGGACGATCTCGATGAACATGCCGACGGCGCAGCAACGCCCAGCCCTGGTCCAGAGTTTGGCGTGA
- a CDS encoding class I SAM-dependent methyltransferase, translating into MQTIYQSEVYADLNPSWHEEDSPWKARQIETILRKNAISFDKACEVGCGTGEILFNLAKAFPTARFHGYEISPHAYQRAKYKETDKVTFSLGDFTAEGTSDYDLLVIADVIEHVEDYIAFIKALRGKGRYKVFHIPLDLSVQSLLRGWPITKLRENVGHLHYFFKETALATLADCGYKVVDHAYTASRLELPNQTLSSRLMRLPRRFCFSLNPDLTVRALGGYSLLVLAE; encoded by the coding sequence ATGCAGACGATTTACCAGAGTGAAGTCTACGCCGATTTGAATCCGAGCTGGCACGAAGAAGATTCGCCGTGGAAGGCACGACAGATCGAGACCATCCTGCGCAAGAACGCGATCAGCTTCGATAAGGCGTGCGAGGTCGGCTGCGGGACCGGCGAGATCCTGTTCAACCTGGCGAAGGCCTTCCCGACGGCGCGTTTCCACGGTTACGAAATCTCGCCGCACGCCTATCAGCGCGCCAAGTACAAGGAGACCGACAAGGTCACCTTCTCACTCGGAGATTTCACGGCAGAGGGCACGTCGGATTACGATCTGCTCGTGATTGCCGACGTGATCGAGCATGTCGAGGACTACATCGCCTTCATCAAGGCGCTGCGCGGCAAAGGCCGCTACAAGGTCTTCCACATCCCGCTCGATCTCTCCGTGCAGTCACTGCTGCGCGGCTGGCCGATTACCAAGCTGCGCGAAAATGTCGGTCACCTGCACTACTTCTTCAAGGAGACCGCGCTCGCGACCCTGGCCGATTGCGGCTACAAAGTCGTCGACCACGCCTATACGGCGAGCCGACTGGAGTTGCCGAACCAGACGCTGAGCAGCCGATTGATGCGCTTGCCGCGCCGGTTCTGCTTCTCGCTCAACCCCGATCTGACGGTGCGCGCGCTCGGCGGCTATTCGCTGCTGGTATTGGCCGAATGA
- a CDS encoding glycosyltransferase yields the protein MTESFAVNGRFLSQDMTGVQRYARNVVAALDASLLAAGQKATLIAPPGADAMALQAIDIVRSGRLSGHGWEQIELPRLWPGRLLNLCNTAPAMKGDQIVCIHDANVFTAPESYGRGFRTAYRALQPLLARRSARIATVSQASARQLARHLPLRAADIAVLPNGHEHALAWDPAKSDRAQGLLAARADAERPFVLALGSRGLHKNLALLVKIAPHLADLGLDVVIAGGSGGIFAEEQLPHAANVRLLGRVSDDDLAFLLERALCLAFPSWTEGFGLPILEAMARGCPVVSSDRASMPEVCGDAALLASPADPAAWVGHVRMLAESAALRQELSERGRGRLPLFSWRSTAEGYLDLTQSPKLRRAAPTVPATPAPRIAAVIATRGRPEVATETVLHLLAHQKLKPDSIIVSCIDPADAGGLQGRNDVVVLTGPAGLAAQRNTALAHLPRGTEIVAFFDDDFVAHEDWLATAAQTFRDEAGIDAFTGRVLADGATGPGISLAEAMRLVAAPPPSDWSWIEPYSPYGCNMAFRLASIGDLRFDERLVLYGWLEDRDFAAALARQGGGRLVKSAGAIGVHMGVKGGRMAGERFGYSQIVNPLYMLRKGTMTLGQVADHLFRNMSSNLGRSLRPEPFIDRRGRLRGNLLGIADILRGRLQPERAAALQPRGKFR from the coding sequence ATGACAGAGAGCTTCGCGGTGAACGGCCGCTTCCTGTCGCAGGACATGACCGGCGTCCAGCGCTACGCACGCAACGTCGTCGCGGCGCTCGATGCGAGCCTCTTGGCGGCCGGCCAAAAAGCCACCTTGATCGCGCCACCGGGCGCCGATGCCATGGCGCTGCAGGCGATCGACATCGTCCGCAGCGGGCGATTGAGCGGGCATGGCTGGGAGCAGATCGAACTGCCGCGGCTTTGGCCGGGGCGGCTCCTCAACCTCTGCAACACCGCGCCGGCAATGAAGGGCGACCAGATCGTCTGCATCCACGACGCCAACGTCTTCACCGCGCCTGAGAGCTATGGCCGCGGCTTTCGCACAGCATACCGGGCATTGCAGCCGCTGCTGGCGCGCCGCAGCGCGCGGATCGCCACCGTCTCGCAGGCCTCGGCCCGGCAGTTGGCGCGGCATCTGCCGCTTCGCGCCGCCGATATCGCAGTGCTTCCGAATGGCCACGAGCATGCGCTGGCCTGGGATCCTGCCAAGTCGGATCGGGCTCAGGGGCTGCTGGCGGCGCGAGCCGATGCCGAGCGGCCCTTCGTCCTCGCTTTGGGCTCGCGTGGGCTCCACAAAAACCTCGCCCTCCTGGTCAAGATCGCGCCGCACCTGGCCGATCTTGGCCTCGACGTCGTCATCGCTGGAGGCAGCGGCGGCATCTTCGCGGAGGAGCAGCTTCCGCACGCCGCCAATGTCAGGCTGCTGGGGCGGGTCAGCGACGACGACCTCGCCTTCCTGCTCGAGCGCGCGCTCTGTCTCGCCTTCCCGTCCTGGACCGAGGGGTTCGGCCTGCCGATCCTCGAGGCGATGGCGCGGGGCTGTCCGGTCGTCTCGTCCGATCGCGCCAGCATGCCGGAGGTCTGCGGCGATGCCGCATTGCTCGCATCGCCCGCCGACCCGGCCGCGTGGGTCGGGCATGTCAGGATGCTGGCGGAGTCGGCCGCTCTGCGGCAGGAATTGAGCGAGCGCGGCCGCGGGCGCCTGCCGCTGTTCTCCTGGCGCAGCACCGCCGAGGGCTATCTGGATCTGACGCAGTCGCCGAAACTACGCCGCGCTGCGCCGACGGTGCCCGCAACTCCAGCCCCGCGCATCGCGGCTGTGATTGCCACCCGTGGCCGGCCGGAGGTGGCGACGGAGACGGTCCTGCACCTGCTCGCCCATCAGAAGCTGAAGCCCGACAGCATCATCGTCTCCTGCATCGATCCGGCCGATGCCGGCGGCCTGCAGGGCCGCAACGATGTCGTGGTGCTGACCGGGCCTGCCGGGCTGGCGGCCCAGCGCAACACGGCGCTTGCGCATCTGCCACGCGGCACCGAGATCGTTGCCTTCTTCGACGACGACTTCGTCGCCCATGAGGACTGGCTGGCCACGGCGGCGCAGACGTTCCGCGACGAAGCCGGCATCGACGCCTTCACCGGCCGGGTCCTGGCCGATGGCGCGACCGGCCCCGGCATCTCGCTTGCAGAGGCGATGAGGCTGGTTGCCGCCCCGCCGCCGAGTGACTGGTCCTGGATCGAGCCTTACAGCCCATACGGATGCAACATGGCCTTTCGCCTCGCTAGTATCGGAGACCTGCGCTTCGACGAGCGGCTGGTGCTCTATGGCTGGCTCGAGGACCGTGATTTCGCGGCGGCTTTGGCACGGCAGGGCGGTGGGCGTCTGGTCAAGTCCGCCGGCGCGATAGGCGTCCACATGGGCGTCAAGGGCGGCCGCATGGCGGGCGAACGCTTCGGTTACTCGCAGATCGTCAATCCGCTCTACATGCTGCGCAAGGGCACGATGACGCTTGGCCAGGTCGCCGACCATCTCTTCCGGAACATGTCGAGCAATCTCGGACGCTCGCTGCGCCCCGAGCCGTTCATCGATCGTCGCGGCCGTCTCAGGGGCAACCTGCTCGGGATCGCCGACATCCTGCGCGGTCGCTTGCAGCCTGAGCGCGCCGCCGCCTTGCAGCCGAGGGGAAAATTCAGATGA
- a CDS encoding Wzz/FepE/Etk N-terminal domain-containing protein — protein MLRTIGAAGLRHKGRLAIWVALCLAAAAAYVRTTPPSYTAAATVLLEPRRQVPSAAREIAAPSSLDLNAADSELQVIRSERLLSTVFDALALSDHPELGPRPPGLLQMLTSRASDSLRSVWTTLTGAAQAGAEASLRVDPRRNAFENFARRFSARRIGQSYVLEISYSSADPELPARVANAAASAYLLQSVAFKADAARSGAEFLQGRLDALSTQVGAAAAAVKAGALPAQPIPDADARIIGAAQAPLGPSSPRGSLILAFAGVFGLLGGVFVAALASVFDRRVRRPQDLLRETGLSCLAVIPEIAGRRQQGSASASDGAMLMAREHAGFFTAGIRDLGTAIEIAWATRRSEGSPVVAIGSWRPGAGATLLTMNLAQLLHHRGRRVSVFSADASSARGEGGGPAGPSLTDVIASGSTVQAVFANIDGVRLLPIRSATPQLNRFVDFRDARAGLVITQARQRGEVLIDLPPLGESSDAVALATHADIVVLVAAEGATSYDELNDALGVLQRAGITVIGTVINRGKS, from the coding sequence GTGCTTCGCACGATCGGTGCCGCTGGCCTGCGTCACAAGGGCAGGCTGGCGATCTGGGTCGCACTCTGTCTTGCGGCGGCGGCGGCCTATGTTCGAACGACGCCACCGAGCTACACGGCGGCTGCAACCGTACTGCTCGAGCCGCGGCGGCAGGTTCCGAGTGCGGCGCGCGAGATCGCCGCACCGAGTTCGCTCGACCTGAACGCTGCCGACAGCGAACTGCAGGTGATCCGCTCAGAGCGCCTGTTGAGCACGGTCTTCGATGCGCTGGCCTTGAGCGACCATCCGGAGCTGGGTCCGCGACCCCCGGGGTTGCTGCAGATGCTGACCAGCCGAGCCAGTGATTCCCTTCGCAGTGTCTGGACCACATTGACCGGCGCGGCTCAGGCGGGCGCGGAAGCCTCGCTTCGCGTCGATCCGCGGCGCAACGCCTTCGAGAACTTCGCGCGGCGCTTCTCGGCGCGGCGCATCGGCCAGTCCTATGTGCTCGAGATCAGCTATTCGTCGGCCGATCCAGAGCTGCCGGCCCGGGTCGCGAACGCGGCCGCTTCCGCCTATCTCCTACAATCGGTCGCGTTCAAGGCCGATGCCGCACGCAGCGGCGCCGAATTCCTTCAAGGCCGGCTCGATGCGCTCTCGACCCAGGTCGGAGCGGCTGCGGCCGCGGTGAAGGCCGGCGCGCTGCCGGCGCAGCCGATCCCGGATGCCGATGCACGGATCATCGGCGCGGCTCAGGCGCCGCTCGGCCCGTCCTCTCCGCGCGGCAGCCTGATCTTGGCGTTCGCAGGCGTTTTCGGGCTGCTCGGCGGCGTGTTCGTCGCGGCGCTGGCCTCGGTCTTCGATCGCCGCGTCCGCCGTCCCCAGGATCTCCTGCGTGAAACCGGCCTGTCCTGCCTCGCCGTCATCCCCGAGATCGCTGGTAGGCGCCAGCAGGGGAGCGCCTCGGCCTCGGACGGCGCGATGCTGATGGCGCGCGAGCATGCCGGCTTCTTCACGGCAGGAATCCGCGATCTGGGAACGGCGATCGAGATCGCCTGGGCCACGAGGCGTTCCGAGGGCAGCCCAGTCGTGGCGATCGGCTCCTGGCGACCGGGCGCCGGCGCTACGCTATTGACGATGAACCTGGCCCAGCTGCTCCATCATCGTGGCCGGCGGGTTAGCGTTTTCAGCGCCGATGCATCTTCGGCGCGTGGAGAGGGCGGTGGCCCCGCCGGACCATCACTGACCGACGTGATCGCCTCCGGCAGTACGGTGCAGGCCGTGTTTGCCAATATTGACGGGGTCCGCCTGCTTCCTATCCGCTCAGCAACGCCGCAGCTGAACCGCTTCGTCGACTTCCGCGATGCGCGTGCGGGGCTGGTCATCACGCAGGCAAGGCAGCGTGGCGAGGTGCTGATCGATTTGCCGCCACTCGGCGAGTCCTCCGATGCGGTTGCGCTCGCCACCCATGCTGACATCGTCGTCCTTGTCGCCGCCGAGGGCGCGACGAGCTATGACGAATTGAACGACGCCCTCGGTGTCCTCCAGCGCGCCGGCATCACGGTCATCGGCACCGTGATCAATCGTGGCAAGTCGTGA
- a CDS encoding acyltransferase family protein, with product MTQRLDHLDGLRGVAAVAVVIFHLMSALTPWLVPEQQPGAHWLAYTPLAVAWNGTFAVSVFFVLSGFVLTNATLRKSDPIWIDVPIRYMRLAIPATASTLAAWLLLSVFPTSATQLATLTGSRWLGWTYQGSIPGPAAAISNGMAGVFLSGGSFFNNVLWTMRPELLGSILCFAACAFARPRFRLAITLGSAVIFIALRRYDYVCFPLGIILREAWASGRLPSALPIFAMLLGLVIGSQSGDAAQLLGLDWLPEALKPDKKGGLLYPIAATLIVYGCLRSRRLAAALSGRIGRYLGAISFPLYLIHVPFIYTIVAEAYMRTNLHISARAGLLTGSLVLMFATAHAAERWLERPFLGLLGQLRGRLREFKAGRRNVHGAAG from the coding sequence GTGACCCAGAGACTTGACCATCTAGACGGGTTGCGCGGGGTTGCGGCAGTCGCGGTCGTGATCTTCCATCTGATGTCGGCCCTGACCCCGTGGCTGGTGCCGGAACAGCAGCCTGGCGCGCATTGGCTCGCCTATACGCCCCTTGCCGTTGCCTGGAACGGCACCTTCGCGGTGTCGGTGTTCTTCGTCCTGAGCGGCTTCGTCCTGACCAACGCGACGCTGCGCAAATCCGACCCGATATGGATCGACGTCCCGATCCGCTATATGCGGCTCGCGATCCCGGCGACGGCCAGCACGCTTGCGGCCTGGCTCTTGCTGAGCGTTTTCCCGACCTCTGCAACGCAACTCGCCACGCTCACCGGCAGCCGCTGGCTCGGGTGGACCTATCAGGGATCGATCCCTGGTCCGGCGGCGGCGATCTCCAACGGCATGGCCGGGGTCTTCCTGAGCGGCGGCTCGTTCTTCAACAATGTCCTGTGGACGATGCGGCCCGAGCTGCTGGGCTCGATCCTGTGCTTCGCGGCCTGCGCTTTTGCAAGACCGCGGTTCCGGCTCGCGATCACGCTCGGCAGCGCCGTGATCTTCATCGCGCTGCGGCGCTACGACTATGTCTGCTTTCCACTCGGCATCATTCTGCGCGAGGCCTGGGCTTCAGGACGATTACCATCGGCCCTGCCAATCTTCGCCATGCTTCTCGGTCTCGTGATCGGCTCGCAGAGCGGCGATGCGGCGCAGCTGCTCGGCCTGGACTGGCTGCCGGAAGCCTTGAAGCCAGATAAGAAGGGCGGCCTGCTCTATCCGATCGCCGCGACGCTGATCGTCTACGGCTGCCTCCGCTCGCGCCGGCTGGCAGCGGCTCTCTCGGGCCGGATCGGGCGATATCTCGGCGCGATCTCGTTCCCGCTGTACCTGATCCATGTGCCATTCATTTATACGATCGTGGCGGAAGCTTACATGCGCACAAACCTGCATATTTCCGCGCGTGCCGGCCTTCTGACGGGAAGCCTCGTACTGATGTTCGCCACGGCCCATGCTGCCGAGCGCTGGCTCGAGCGACCGTTTCTCGGCTTGCTCGGCCAACTGCGCGGACGACTGAGGGAATTCAAGGCCGGGCGCCGCAATGTCCATGGCGCAGCCGGCTGA
- a CDS encoding lipopolysaccharide biosynthesis protein yields the protein MLAMKAFQGAGWLVASRFLGRFIDFFTLLIMARMLTPADFGLMALALSCVAIVDMVLEIPVTQALVRLPHVDKAHLDTGFTLGALRGLAISLVLLAVAWPFAWINGDPQLVPVILALAFAPIARGLASPGLVMFIRELGFLRNFLLETGGKLAAFCLAIATLLFGGSYWALVVNFVAAPVFSCAISYLLAPYRPALSLSRLADFAGFVGWFTCAQFASAVNWQFDRILLGLGGAKETLGRYAVAADLSVMPTQSLIGPALQPIMAAFARIKAEDQRLRLAFLKAARFSMLASVPCSLGIALTSDLIVEVLLGPKWHGADWLLSLLSLSVMATPYFQTLYSLSLALGRPEVIFRLNLYDLAIRTPAVIIGFLQWGAVGMAAARLVAAAIMAAFFLRWLRNLLAIGIAEQLLNLWKIAVAGAVMTAGVLGLRGILPPWHLLAPAELALVAALGALLYGLTLLACGMWLAIGAGRLELSDRWWRSRIGADKPGDARDPET from the coding sequence ATGTTGGCGATGAAGGCCTTCCAGGGCGCTGGCTGGCTGGTAGCATCACGCTTCCTCGGCCGATTCATCGACTTCTTCACGCTATTGATCATGGCGAGGATGCTGACGCCGGCGGATTTCGGTCTGATGGCGCTCGCCTTGTCCTGCGTCGCGATCGTCGACATGGTGCTCGAGATTCCGGTGACGCAGGCGCTGGTCCGCCTACCTCATGTCGACAAGGCGCATCTCGACACCGGCTTCACGCTCGGCGCCCTACGCGGCCTCGCAATTTCCCTGGTACTGCTCGCCGTCGCCTGGCCATTCGCGTGGATCAACGGCGATCCGCAGCTCGTCCCGGTCATTCTCGCGCTCGCCTTCGCGCCGATCGCGCGCGGTCTCGCCAGCCCCGGCCTCGTCATGTTCATCCGCGAGCTCGGCTTCCTGCGCAATTTCCTGCTTGAGACCGGTGGCAAGCTCGCAGCCTTCTGTCTCGCCATCGCGACGCTGCTGTTCGGCGGTAGCTATTGGGCCCTCGTCGTAAATTTTGTCGCCGCACCCGTCTTCAGCTGCGCAATCTCCTACCTGCTCGCGCCCTATCGGCCGGCTCTGTCGCTGTCCCGACTGGCGGATTTTGCCGGTTTCGTTGGCTGGTTTACCTGCGCCCAGTTCGCCTCAGCGGTGAACTGGCAGTTCGATCGCATCCTGCTCGGGCTCGGCGGCGCCAAGGAGACGCTCGGCCGCTATGCCGTCGCGGCCGACCTGTCGGTCATGCCGACCCAGAGCCTGATCGGGCCGGCGCTGCAACCAATCATGGCCGCGTTCGCCCGGATCAAGGCGGAGGATCAGCGTCTGCGGCTCGCCTTCCTCAAGGCGGCACGCTTCAGCATGCTCGCTTCAGTGCCTTGCAGCCTGGGAATCGCACTGACGTCGGATCTGATCGTCGAGGTCCTGCTCGGCCCGAAATGGCATGGCGCCGATTGGCTGCTGAGCCTGCTGTCGCTCTCGGTGATGGCGACGCCCTATTTCCAGACGCTGTATTCGCTGAGCCTGGCGCTCGGCCGGCCCGAGGTGATCTTCCGGCTCAATCTCTATGATCTCGCCATTCGCACTCCCGCCGTGATCATCGGCTTCCTGCAATGGGGCGCCGTCGGCATGGCGGCCGCTCGGCTCGTCGCGGCTGCGATCATGGCGGCTTTCTTTCTGCGCTGGCTCCGCAATCTGCTCGCTATCGGTATCGCCGAGCAGCTCCTCAATCTCTGGAAGATTGCCGTTGCGGGGGCCGTGATGACGGCCGGCGTGCTCGGCCTGCGTGGCATCCTCCCCCCTTGGCACCTGCTGGCGCCGGCCGAACTCGCACTCGTCGCGGCACTCGGCGCATTGCTCTACGGGCTGACCCTGCTCGCCTGCGGCATGTGGCTCGCGATCGGCGCCGGGCGCCTGGAGCTCTCTGACCGTTGGTGGCGCTCACGGATTGGGGCCGACAAGCCTGGAGACGCTCGTGACCCAGAGACTTGA